One segment of Patescibacteria group bacterium DNA contains the following:
- the recO gene encoding DNA repair protein RecO → MQYNTIGVILRKKDFRESDIFFSIYTKDTGKVQAIARGVKKVKSKLGGHLDYFATVDLMIAKGKKFDHIAGAVIEKNFYCLKSDLNKINFGFYCLEIVDYFVKEGKKDNRIFFLIKDFLNLLNSRFCYSEIKAEKENLFMVSYFFILKFLDYLGYKPEFYYCLKCHKEANFGRANFFSAQAGGIICYDCVKSSKIADCKEISNNSIKLLSAVLTNDLSEIVKIKIDRKILSECIKIIDKFLLYRLDASIKSRKFITT, encoded by the coding sequence ATGCAATATAACACTATTGGTGTAATTTTGAGGAAAAAAGATTTTCGCGAGAGCGATATTTTTTTTTCTATCTACACAAAAGATACTGGGAAGGTCCAGGCGATTGCCAGGGGCGTAAAAAAAGTCAAAAGCAAACTTGGCGGACATTTGGATTATTTTGCGACTGTTGATCTAATGATCGCGAAAGGCAAGAAGTTTGATCATATTGCGGGGGCTGTTATTGAAAAAAATTTTTATTGCTTAAAAAGCGATTTAAACAAAATAAATTTTGGATTTTATTGCTTAGAAATTGTTGATTATTTTGTCAAGGAAGGGAAAAAAGATAATAGAATTTTTTTTCTTATAAAGGATTTTTTAAATTTGCTTAATTCAAGATTTTGTTATTCAGAAATAAAAGCAGAAAAAGAAAATTTGTTCATGGTAAGTTATTTTTTTATTTTAAAATTTTTGGATTATTTAGGTTATAAGCCTGAATTTTATTATTGCCTTAAATGTCATAAAGAAGCTAATTTTGGCAGGGCTAATTTTTTTAGCGCGCAAGCAGGTGGAATTATTTGCTACGATTGCGTTAAAAGTAGCAAGATTGCTGATTGCAAAGAAATTTCCAATAACAGTATAAAATTATTAAGCGCTGTTTTAACAAATGATTTATCAGAAATTGTTAAAATTAAAATAGACAGAAAAATTTTATCTGAATGTATAAAAATTATAGATAAATTTTTGCTTTATCGTTTAGACGCGAGTATCAAGAGCAGAAAATTCATAACAACATAA
- a CDS encoding MiaB/RimO family radical SAM methylthiotransferase, with amino-acid sequence MKYFIKTYGCQMNESDSEKIETVLNDLKNKKVSKIEEADLIIFNLCSVRQTAVDRVFGQLNKKNNKKQKIFLTGCILVNDKKKLAEKADLIFDIREIKKLKDFLLKNKFKNKKFKQARDENFDFSYLKIKSKHRFQNRAFVPIMTGCNNFCSYCIVPYTRGKEYSRPVEDIVEEIKALVKNGYKEIVLLGQNVNSYHSKFSIFSRRLLRGPNNFQFLNSSMINFSDLLKIINSLKGDFRISFLTNHPKDMNDDLIDAIAKCDKVVKHIHLPFQSGDNKILKKMNRCYTRTNYLNLIKKIRKKISEIKFSTDVIVGFPGETEKQFQKTVDVIKKVKFEIVYINKYSPRFKTLAFKKYPDDIIWSEKKRRWRVINDLIKL; translated from the coding sequence ATGAAATATTTTATTAAAACTTATGGATGCCAGATGAATGAGAGTGATTCTGAAAAAATAGAAACTGTTTTGAACGATTTGAAAAATAAAAAAGTTTCTAAAATAGAAGAAGCTGATCTAATTATTTTTAATTTATGTTCTGTGCGGCAGACAGCCGTCGACAGAGTTTTTGGGCAGCTTAATAAAAAAAATAATAAAAAGCAGAAAATTTTTTTAACAGGATGTATTTTAGTAAATGACAAGAAAAAATTGGCTGAAAAAGCTGATCTGATTTTTGATATTAGGGAAATAAAAAAATTAAAAGATTTTTTATTAAAAAATAAATTTAAGAATAAAAAATTCAAGCAGGCAAGAGACGAAAATTTTGATTTTTCTTATTTAAAAATAAAATCAAAACACAGATTCCAAAATAGAGCTTTTGTTCCAATTATGACAGGGTGTAATAATTTTTGTTCTTATTGTATTGTGCCTTACACGCGCGGAAAAGAATATTCGCGTCCTGTTGAAGATATTGTAGAAGAAATAAAAGCGTTAGTAAAAAATGGGTATAAAGAGATTGTTTTGCTTGGGCAGAATGTTAATAGCTACCACTCAAAATTTTCAATTTTCTCCCGTAGATTATTGCGGGGTCCAAACAATTTTCAATTTTTAAATTCTTCAATGATTAATTTTTCTGATTTGTTGAAAATAATAAACAGTCTTAAAGGGGATTTTAGGATTAGTTTTTTGACAAATCATCCAAAAGATATGAACGATGATTTAATTGATGCGATAGCGAAATGTGATAAAGTTGTAAAACATATTCATCTTCCTTTTCAGTCAGGGGATAATAAGATTTTAAAAAAAATGAATCGTTGTTATACGCGAACAAATTATCTGAATCTAATTAAAAAAATCAGGAAAAAAATTTCTGAAATTAAATTTTCAACTGATGTTATTGTTGGATTTCCAGGAGAAACAGAAAAGCAATTTCAAAAAACAGTTGATGTTATAAAAAAAGTCAAATTTGAAATTGTTTATATAAATAAATATTCCCCACGTTTTAAAACTTTGGCTTTTAAAAAATATCCAGACGACATTATTTGGAGCGAGAAAAAAAGACGATGGCGAGTAATAAATGATTTAATAAAATTATAG
- a CDS encoding sugar phosphate nucleotidyltransferase produces MIKKIKGVILAGGTATRLYPNTKVTNKHLLPVYNQPMIYYPIQTLLKAGISDILILPGKDNAGDFAKLLGSGKEFNANFTFKVQDHAGGLAYAVGLAENFVGDDNFIVIFGDNIIEDNIIKDIQEFESGAKVFLKKVKDPKRFGIAELDNDKVIDIEEKPENPKTNWCVVGVYIYDNKAFKYIKTLKPSARGELEITDLNNIYIKNKSMKAGFIKGFWFDTGTHNSLVEAAYKLKSIDKPMETLKFEQKNAPKVVAGSILYDNKDKSYTTSKYLPCFLKSIRKQDYKNFQLVFVDNSDLEENDNIKYIKEFYPEAVVIRTGENTGFAKANNIMIKKAFELKADYFLATNLDMIYEPNVVSELVNAVMKTPQVASATCKIKRWNFTERENSSQGKTNFIDTAGILITKEHRFINRGQGEIDYGQFDTEEEIFGASGAAVIFCMSSLSDIAFIDENKRKEYFDELMFMYKEDVDLAYRLQLAGYKCVYTPNAVIYHDRSVEAKGKGIIGIIKGRIGRGKKYKEWSWLNHHIILQKLLDKDLSNDTKIKTFLYEIKSNLYILFIEPSLIKQWLKLFKLRKHIMKRKDQVKKRVKIKTHIEKLMKD; encoded by the coding sequence ATGATTAAAAAGATAAAAGGAGTAATACTTGCCGGTGGGACAGCAACCCGCCTTTATCCAAACACAAAAGTGACAAATAAGCATCTTTTGCCAGTTTATAACCAGCCAATGATTTATTATCCGATTCAGACTTTATTAAAAGCTGGAATTTCAGATATTTTGATTTTGCCTGGAAAAGACAACGCGGGAGATTTTGCAAAATTGCTTGGTTCTGGAAAAGAATTTAACGCGAATTTTACCTTTAAAGTGCAGGATCACGCTGGAGGGCTTGCTTATGCTGTTGGCTTGGCTGAAAATTTTGTTGGAGACGATAATTTTATTGTTATATTTGGAGATAATATTATTGAAGATAATATTATTAAAGATATTCAGGAATTTGAAAGCGGAGCCAAGGTTTTCTTAAAAAAAGTTAAAGATCCAAAAAGATTTGGAATAGCTGAATTAGATAATGACAAAGTTATTGATATTGAGGAAAAACCAGAAAATCCAAAAACAAACTGGTGCGTTGTTGGAGTTTATATTTATGACAATAAAGCTTTTAAATATATAAAAACTTTAAAGCCGTCAGCTCGCGGAGAATTAGAAATAACGGATTTAAATAATATTTATATTAAAAATAAATCAATGAAAGCGGGATTTATAAAAGGTTTTTGGTTTGACACTGGAACGCATAATAGTTTAGTTGAGGCAGCTTATAAATTAAAAAGCATAGATAAGCCTATGGAAACTTTAAAATTTGAGCAAAAAAACGCCCCAAAAGTTGTCGCGGGAAGTATTTTATACGACAATAAAGACAAAAGCTATACTACTTCCAAATATTTGCCATGTTTTTTAAAAAGCATAAGAAAACAGGACTATAAAAATTTTCAGTTGGTTTTTGTAGATAACAGCGACTTAGAAGAAAATGATAATATAAAATACATAAAAGAATTTTATCCGGAAGCAGTAGTTATTAGGACAGGGGAAAATACAGGATTTGCGAAAGCAAACAATATAATGATAAAAAAAGCTTTTGAATTAAAAGCTGATTATTTTTTGGCAACCAATCTTGATATGATTTACGAGCCTAATGTTGTTTCTGAATTAGTAAACGCTGTTATGAAAACGCCTCAAGTTGCTTCAGCGACTTGCAAAATTAAAAGATGGAATTTTACTGAGCGTGAAAATAGTAGCCAAGGTAAAACAAATTTTATTGACACAGCTGGCATATTAATTACAAAAGAGCATCGTTTTATTAATCGCGGGCAAGGAGAAATTGATTATGGACAATTTGACACAGAGGAAGAAATTTTTGGAGCGTCTGGCGCGGCTGTTATTTTTTGCATGTCATCCTTAAGCGATATTGCTTTTATTGATGAAAATAAAAGAAAAGAATATTTTGACGAGTTAATGTTTATGTATAAAGAAGATGTTGATTTGGCTTATAGATTGCAGCTTGCGGGATATAAATGCGTTTATACTCCAAATGCCGTTATTTATCATGACAGAAGCGTTGAAGCAAAAGGCAAAGGAATTATTGGAATAATTAAAGGAAGAATTGGAAGAGGCAAAAAGTACAAAGAATGGTCATGGCTGAATCATCATATTATTTTGCAAAAATTGCTTGATAAAGATTTATCCAATGACACTAAAATCAAAACTTTTTTGTATGAAATAAAAAGCAACCTTTATATTTTATTTATTGAGCCTTCTTTGATAAAACAATGGCTGAAGTTATTTAAATTAAGAAAACATATCATGAAGCGAAAAGATCAGGTTAAGAAAAGAGTTAAAATAAAAACTCACATAGAAAAATTAATGAAAGATTAA
- the miaA gene encoding tRNA (adenosine(37)-N6)-dimethylallyltransferase MiaA, whose translation MLREKNKIIVILGPTASGKTRLGVKLCLKFNGEIVSADSRQVYKGMDIGTGKDLKEYQISLKAKSYKLKAIKYHLIDIVSPKKRFDLAQYQKMAFQAIDNILSRKKQPFLVGGTGLYIQSIVDNYNLFDAKPNIELRKKLEMLNINDLIEKFKIINKKFSAYAKVSVDRQVDIKLFNNILQNNKRRIIRYIELMEKKKMPFDKIFKKNKPKYDVLILGLTFPNEILADKIDKRLKKWLGKEDLIGEIKNLRKNGVSWKRLEEFGLEYKWISYYLRNKISYEETQEFILRDIKKFAKRQMTWFKRDKKVKWIKNYNQAEKLVKKFLKE comes from the coding sequence ATGTTAAGAGAAAAGAATAAAATTATTGTTATTTTAGGACCGACAGCTTCTGGCAAGACAAGGCTGGGCGTTAAGCTATGTTTAAAATTTAATGGAGAAATTGTAAGCGCTGATTCCCGCCAGGTTTATAAAGGTATGGATATTGGGACAGGCAAAGACTTAAAAGAATATCAAATATCACTAAAAGCTAAAAGTTATAAGCTAAAAGCTATAAAATATCATTTGATTGATATTGTAAGTCCTAAAAAAAGATTTGATTTAGCCCAGTATCAGAAAATGGCTTTTCAAGCGATTGATAATATTTTGTCGCGCAAAAAACAGCCGTTTTTAGTTGGAGGCACAGGACTTTATATTCAATCAATAGTTGATAATTATAATTTGTTTGACGCGAAACCGAATATAGAATTAAGAAAAAAATTAGAGATGTTAAATATCAATGATTTAATTGAAAAATTTAAAATAATAAATAAAAAATTTTCGGCCTACGCCAAAGTTTCGGTTGATAGGCAAGTAGATATAAAATTATTTAATAATATTTTACAAAACAATAAACGAAGGATTATAAGATATATTGAATTAATGGAAAAAAAGAAAATGCCTTTTGATAAAATTTTTAAAAAAAACAAGCCAAAATATGATGTGTTAATTTTAGGATTGACTTTTCCAAATGAAATTTTAGCCGATAAAATAGATAAGAGATTAAAAAAATGGCTGGGAAAAGAAGATTTAATAGGAGAAATAAAAAATTTGCGAAAAAATGGCGTGAGCTGGAAAAGACTGGAAGAGTTTGGCTTGGAATATAAATGGATTAGTTATTATTTGCGAAACAAAATCAGCTATGAAGAAACGCAAGAATTTATTTTAAGGGATATTAAAAAATTCGCTAAACGGCAAATGACTTGGTTTAAGAGAGATAAGAAAGTTAAATGGATAAAAAATTATAATCAAGCAGAAAAATTAGTAAAAAAATTTTTAAAAGAATAA